GACGCTAAGATGGAATCCTGGGGGAGAGAGGTAAAACAAAAGGCTCAGAAATGGAAGAAGAAGTGCAGAGACTTAGAAACAAAAAAGGGGgggaaggaagaaggagagagaggtgAGAAAGACAGGATGCAAAGCTAAGAAAAAAGCAAAAGAAGAAGGGAAAAGGAGAAATAACAGGAAAggaggctgaaaaaaaaacaggaaaagaaaaggaaaaaagaaaaaaaagaaagaaagaggagaaaaaggggggaagaaaaaaaaaagagaagaaaaaagagggaggaagaaaagagagaaaggaAGAAGTGAGAGAAGGGAGGGAAGGgggaaaagaaaaaaggaaaaaaagggaggggtgaaaaaaaaaagagaggagaaaaAGAGGGAGACTCAagatatgaaaaaaaagaaggggGAAAGAAAGAGAAGGCAAAGAGGGgagaaaaaaatgcaaaaaagaaGGGGGGAAATTCAGATGGATTCCTGAAATggaaaaaaacaatttcctgaaagatgttgtagctgcaaagaagaaggagatggaaggcatgatgactcttacccatgagtgcaatgccatcatccaaggcttgatgttccagagaaattagaggatccaggaagcttcacactaccttgtgctcttggacctatggtatttgagaaaagtctctgcgatttgggagctagtgtcagcttgatgcctttgtctgttgcaaagaagcttggattcactcagtacagaagtgtagactctctctggtgttagctatcgttcagtgaagtaccaccctgtgggcatcttagaggacctccctgtgaagattggaaggtatgagatacctacagatttgtggtgcttgagatgggtgaggaggctcaagacccattgattctaggaaggccattcttagctacagcaggagctattgtcaTGTGAAgaaggcacgattgatctccattgggtaaagagaacatcctccactttgacattAAGGAAAAATGAGGAAatcaactgtgttcgggcaagccttctacataaGAGATGGCCCCCTGCTGATGAGCCATCtggaagagttaccacctgagacGACgagagggagcatctccctctactcattcccttAGAAGGTAAACCACcacactcccttgtatatactATTTCATTTTTGCtattagtcttcttttcggtatctttctctacttgacaacagagactgtgtaactcaacGTTTGGGGGttgtaccaagtatttgatcatgtttgctttgatgttgtttcattgagtctgcattgcatacctattggcatattaaaaaaaaaaaaaaaacaatcatttagtttgcatcatttgcatttctaggagagtctagagcatataggttgcattcacttgcattgggagcaatgattttaaatgccttgtaaagaacactacgttgcaacCTGAGTAGCtttttgcacctctcaaaagacttgtatgtttcgagccttgaaaaaactcttcctgaaacttgttgattgctgaaactcagtcctttgaagccaactacaaccttatttgaactgaacgaacttaatgcttcttgctcatggtcccttgtgtactgagtcatggctatacacacttgagttgtcacatcttttgccaatcttattttgacaaactctagtgtagaccactcccaaaacccttccctccttttaagctttcattgtttgatgagtgaggctttttcggaaagtcttacatgtgcataatgttgagagtatcgggaacgacaatgctggatcttcattcttgctagattgggcactctattgtctagctataggtgggggggtgagagtttgtgattatgtttgggagcaatgaaaaaggaaagaaatgaCTTTTGTGTTAAGTtgaattgtcttattgggataagtagaaaaacctctagctcaagttatgaaagtcttggcccccatctaaaaaaaaaaaaaaaaaaaaaaaaaaggaaaagaaataaatataaaagaaaaaaagaaagcaaaaaaaggggggctagcaaagttgttaggagctaagaaataTTTTGAGGTTCTGaaaaaaaatcccttgtagatctcaaagagaaggagttaaagttcttaggatctttggtgagagatgtgagttgagTTTGACAGTTGGGAATGATGTGTAATTTTTGGTTTGGGAAGGGGataacaatggagattgagcattgtatgcatgagttgatccctttcttagatatattatgtgcaaggtcaaggctacttgttttgagagtaaccaccttaaagatcatatgttttgaatctcttgaatcacttgaataaaagccttccctttaCCCACAAATGACTTGgacaactgaccatttgcaagaattcacctgatgttttgtgcttaatgaatgtgagagttggttgatttgatgtgtggatgcttgatgatgagtgtaaaacaaaaagagttagataggcctagagaagctagagtgtaataagagagtgtgctattttgtttcttttggctatgtgctccccccttcaacctctctcctatgagttctagaaagttcacttgtggacaagtaaaagaacaagtttgggggagttgatagctagcatatttgcattgttttatccatcaTTCAtaagcattttcatcatatatataggattttagacatgtttaggttgcattttgctcCATGATCTATATTAGTACTGGAGTACCACATGAGgttatttggagctcaaaagaggtgaaaagGTGACCATTGGACGAACCGAGCATGGGcggacctcccggagcgacatcacgaagtcgctgGTCCCACTTCTCAGGCGACCTAGCTagagcgaccccgtgaagtcgctcgccatattcatcccgttggaagcccagagcgacttgcccagagcgacgaacgcccgaggtcgctcgcatctcacacccctctcggagcgacctcccaaacaaccccgaggtcgctcgcgtctctatggcgagacgacacgaagcgaagcccggagcgacctctcagagcgacccactgaggtcgctcccgaaggccggagcgacttgtcggagcgacatgccgaggtcgctccgcgtctattgttgggggtcgatttctattttacttaagggccttttggtcattttttttgcacgttttacatttcaaaaacctatgttttaaacatcttttgtagccaccagggcagattatcttttgatctattgagaaatacacaaaaactctctggagaagttcatctcttggattttgattgttatgttcttgtgtttcttgttgattcttatctatttctatacatgattaatctgaaatccaatatggttttaagaggaatcatggagattagtgagtaatcaccttttgaattcatgggttagggagattaagggtgattatgttagagctaggatgttttagtgtagatcattcatattttcttgctagtagagtaatcataatgcatcttctgagttggccactcagttgttgatccttaggcatttctcacccgaaaggtgttcgatgaaatgcccgagacaactctcctaggcttttagtatactttgccaaagacatttgttgttaaaggtgctaagatagctaatagacttgttagtaatgattgctttcatattattcaacaaagacatttgatgtttgagatatgttagcaaatgaggcattcatctagacatagagcttgcttagaattgtgtctaggcttaaggctgatagtttgattgatcatttgccatccttagttcgatacttgatcacccaaggtctaatccctatgcccatgagttctcttttcccttagtcaaaaagtatcattctgttattgttttctagtattagtagtagtttaaaactcatctaaatcattggttgcacttagattaagtgagtacttgcattctcagtgctttgatatccctcagaactggttcgacaatcttttatactacaacatttgtcttaggagccttgaaaacccTAACATCATTAAGTCAGTTGCGCTAGCACTTCCCATATACGCAATGTCTGTTCCTTCTTCCAAAAGCTTTGTGTGCTAGGCTAACCAGTGCCATCATGAATTCTGGTGGAGCAGTGGAGATAAGAAAACGCAAAATTCCATGGGTTGCGTGGGAAAAATTGTGTAAGCCTAAAGACGTTGGTGGCATGGGATTCCATGACATTGGACTTTTAACCAGCTTTGCTCTGTAAGCAAGCGTGGAGGATCTGGAGTCAACAAATTCTCTTATGGCTAGGGTCCTAAAGGGGAGATATTTTGCTCGGACATCTTTCCTCGAATGTGCAATGGCTCACGTCCTTCCTTTGCATGGCGCAGTATCCTCCATGGCAGGGAGCTACTGAAACAGGGCCTTTGTTGCAGCATTGGTAATGGTACACAGACAAATGTCTGGGCAGAGAATTGGATCATAGACACGTTTCCACTTCCACGCCCACCTTGTATCGTGCTGACAGTGTTCATAGACCTTACCTAAACGGTTGCAGATCTGCTCGTGGCTGGCTCTGATAGATGGAACCAGAACCTAGTCTTGCAAACTTTCACAGACGAAGAACCTGCTCGAATTCTACGTATTAAGCCAAAGATTTCTCAGGAGGACTCGTATTGTTGGGGATTACACAAACATGGGTCTTACTCTACACAAAGTGGCTACAGATTGACTGAAACCATAGTAGCGATGAATCACCCTGGTAATGGGTTCCTCCCTCCACTCGAAAGAAGTTATGGGGTGATTTATGAAGATAAAGGCTCCACCGAAACTTAAACTTTTCTGTGGAGATCTCTATCATGCGCCCTTGCTGTCAAAGAACGGCTGCAGTCTCGAGGCATTCCCGGAGACTCCGTATGCCCTTTGTGTGGTCAGGCTAGTGAAACCATTTGTTCATGTTCTGTTCACATGTGACAGGCACGACAAGTATGGGATCTGGCGAACATTCCATTACCACAGCGTGCTTTTCTCGAACCTCAATGTTCCTGAACATCTTTCATCTCTTATCTGTGTCTAAGAACCATACAGCTGACGATCGCATCCGTCAGGTTTCCCATGCTTCTATGGAAAATTTGGAAGGCACGGAACTCTCTCATCTTCAACAACATCAGGTTCATCCCCATCATATTGTTGTCCAAGCCTATGAGGATGCCGACTTATGGAGACAAGCTCAGGCCCCCTATCCGGAATCAGATCATTCACTAGAAACCAAAAGATCGCAACCACCTGAGGGGTTTGTTAAATGCAATGTGGGTTGATCGTGGACATGTGCTTCTCGCCCGTGTGGGGTATCTTGGATACTTAGAGATTCTAATGGAGTCCCCATACTCCATAGCAGAAGGGCTTACTCTTACACTCCGTTCAAAAGAGGAAGCCAATCTCTACGCAATGCTGTGGCCTGTGGAGAGTATGGGCAATCTCCACCAGCACAACGTCCTCTTCGAAGCCTCAGAAATCGAGACGAGAACCATTATGATGGCCCCCTTTCACTTCCCCTACCTCCAGCACCTTGTTTCTACAATTAGTTTCAAGTTAGAGGCTATCGAGGATGGAGTTTAAATCGTACGGCCCTAGAGTGGTAACTCTGTTGCAGTAGCCATTGCTACATCAGTCACAACAGGTCAACGATACCAGTCGTACGTCGCTGCAAAAGGTCCAGCTTGGCTCTCTAGTATCTTATTTGCTGAAGCGGCCCCGTGAGCTTGCTCACTACATTGGCCACTACATCTTTGCTTCATATCATAGCTCTAATGTTCTTTTCTATATGTGCCTATGGCATTTGTTGTTCTTCTCTTTATTTCTCTGTTTAGAGGTTTTCTCAAGACTTATGGTGTAGAAGGGTTCCCTCAGCTGAGGCCCTTCAAACTTTATTCTCAGAatttcagtgttaaaaaaaaaaaaaaaaaaatacacaactaGGTTCAAAATTAAGAACTTTAGTTAAAGAATCTAAAATTCTGCATACGTGAGTATATCAATAGTGTGTTGTCATAAGTAACAAGTTATTTTTGTCCAACAAATAACCATATGTTATAAATatgaatatacatttttaacatCATATTATTTCTAATTGttagacaaaataaaaacaaatttccaCTGCTAAAAAAGCCATTGAGAACTAGCCAAATAGAAGTATGCTTCTAGTTTTAGCTTTAAAtgaaatctaataagttcagaAACTAATCATTCCATATAATCAAAGAGTTGTAAGTAAGAGGTGTAAATAAGTTGATGgattttttgatgaaatgtgaattttattgatcaaaatagAAAGAATAGAGCTTTACAAGCTATAGGAGAAACTATAGAAAAGGATATACAAATCTAAAAAGAATTATCAAAATCTTAGGCAGGAACTTCAAACCAACGTCGCATTAAACCTTCGAGCTTATGGCCAGCCTTTTATCGAAGCGAAGTAATCCTGTTCCGTACTGTTTTATCAATGATCCTGATCAGTTGATCTACTGTCCGAAAACCAGTGTGATGCCTCCTCCCCATTTCTTTCCTTCCACAATGATAGACCATGTCTGGAATGCCATTTTGAGCAAAATCCTTCCAAGAGCTGAAGTGAGTTGCCGCTGACATACTGAAGCGTGGCCATCCAGTCTGGATAAGTCCTATCTTCACTCAAACCGGTTTACTAGCTTGTCCCACACTGTGAAAGAATAAGGACAAGCGAAGAAAAGATGATCACGGGTCTCATCCCTCTCGCCACATAATACACACCTTGTTGAATGCCCAAACTCTCATTCTATCACCCGTTTACAATCTATTCTTTACTGCCGCCACACTATAAACAAAGGCGCGGAACTCCTGTGTAAACCATACAGCTTTGCTCCAAAAGACAGTGGGCTTTTTGTCCTCTGACTTGCTCCCCAAGTACTTGATGAGGAGAAGTAAGTCTTGTAATTATCATCAGAGTGCTTCCACAGCACGATGTCAGGTCCGAGAGATTCATGAGGGggctgtacattacggatgcgATCATAAAGTTCATGAAACCCCACAAAACCTTATAAAGATTTGTAAATAAGGTGAACCACAAAACcttataaagtttataaataattgtttGTAAAtggtaataatatttataactgtataaatgtatatatttataaggatttataaatcatataaaattacaacatacttttattatatattaaaagagaaattatTTAAGTGGTTTTTTGGTTACATGTACGATTGCAatcttaaaaaacaaaaattgtcaGCAATATAACATAATCATGTAGACTTTCAAACCAAACTAGTAGTTCCGCATCCATATGGACAACAAACGACTATTGCTTTGCAAGACTGTCCGTCTTTGAATTTGTGTCCgtactatataaatatatgaatgagCTCTGAGCTGTTAAAAACTTCTCTTCAAACTTTTAGATCTTCTAAGTAACTTGCAAAgactggtcattcttctggttcgaAACTATCTTCACCAAACTGAAACAATATGTTGCAAATATAACAGTAAATGTCTTAGATTCATGATACACTCAATTACCCAAAAAGAGTCTATATCCTGAGTGAAGTAGTATCTGACTCGCTATTGTATTCTTCGCTCCtattaaaccatcaaaaccttccagTGTGCTATACCACCCATGTCATGAATGTATATCCTGATTTTTGTATGatccatccgtaaaacacctATCGACCTGGAATATCGGTACTATCGCTTGTACTGGTAATCGAGTTTGCTCGATTCCTTGTGGTAAGTGAGATATGCGCTTCAACCCCCAAAgtaaaaactttgtttttttcaatttgaAAGTATCTTTAGGATCCATTTCCAATTAACAAATACTTTGTTGTTTCTTATTTTCAATATGTACTATAAGATTCATGCAAATTGATGGTCTTCCAATTCCGGAGAAAtcctctaaaataaataatccatGTTCGCAAGAAGTGATTGAGTGGAAAGTATATTTGGTTTCGAAAGGATTCGTGAGAATGCCCAAACCTGAACCGCCGGTGGACACTCAAAAGCAcatgatttttagatttttgtttattttcatcaGTGCTTAAATACCTGAAACAcaattatatacaatttttagaTTGATATTAAAACACAATTAAAAACACACTCAAAAACCTGAACCATCGGTGGACACTCAATAGTTGatgattttagatttttgtttattatcagCGGTgcttaaataaaaagtaatactacaatcaattatctaaaaaatagattttaaatgccttgttcATATCTAAAATACaacataatgtttttttaaacatatttaaaacttttgtgtttgccaaatatttttgatacaaatacataaaagaatgctttattttttaaaatttaaaataaattgaaaacaatcaaacaaaacaaagaaacatcAGTAAAACAATCAATAAAGCCGATGTCAGAGCTAAAGAAGCCTTCGATCATCGTTTGGGAGCTACATAacaattttctctctctcaaaaaTAGGATATTTCTGTTTTTCacgtttttaaataaaataaaagataattctACAACCTCTTATTTGAAACAATATAAAATTGCTTCCATGTAAGAGGAAaagttttaatgaaaaaaaaatagtgactTAGATTTATGTTATTGAACTACTTTGATCTATAGCTCTTCTAAAATTTAATACTGAATTGTCAAACTATTTGaatttaaatgttaaaattttaatatttttaattattattcaaaaattataacatggtaaacataatatatattcttgtattttattactttcaCGGGCAAATACCTAGGCTTTGAATGTGACCAAAGAACGAAAAGAAACATTGAATTTCTTATCATTcccaaaaaaaatcaccattcacaaggattagttttttttctttttgttcctccacattcatttttttgtagagaaaatatagaacaaaatcattccttgttaaatttgataaagAACAAGCATTTCTTTTCATTCATGCAATTTTTCTCTATGTTTTCCTTTCCTATTTGTTCATCGTATTTCTGAAAGTTCACCACGGAGCCTAGCCTAGTTTCTAAttcataaacaaaaagaaaaacaagttcCACTCTTAAAAGCAATTGAGAACTAGCCAGTGAGAGTAGGATTCTATTTTTTCAGCTTTAAATGAAATCTAATAAATTCAGAAACAAATCATTCATTACAGATTTGTTAGGATTAGGAACTATAATTAATTTTGGCatataatcttaaaaatttgagaaggattttacaaaacatgtGGTTTCAGTGCTCGTAAGTATTTCCGACGCGTTTAAAACATCGcgtataattttgttttttaaaaaaaattctcgaAAACTTTGTAATTTTGACGTTCATTTTCAGTGTCCTATCAATTTATTTGGACGCACCTTCATCCTCTTTTTGATCGCCTCTCCTGCTAAGAAGAACGATTCAAACCCTGCCAAACCCTATAAGAGGAAAGACAAAcgaccaaaacaaagaagacttGTTCCTATATCTATGTAACAATAACTTCAAACCAACCTTTGAATTTTCCAGATCGTTTAGCCAACAAGCTTGCAAAAACTTCTGATCCTAAACCGAGATGAAACCAATCCAGCCGCCACCAGGAGTAACCGGTCCGGTTAAGAACCGCCCTCGCCGCCGTCCAGACCTCTCCTTACCACTTCCTCACCGCGACGTTTTCCCTCGCCGTACCTCTCCCCCTCCCACCAACTTCCGGCGGTTCCACCACCTCAGAGCCTAAAAGCTACTCAGACTTAGTACGTGGCAACCGGATCGGAAGCGGAGCCGGAGGAACGGTCTACAAAGTAGTCCACCGTCCAACCTCTCGCGTTATACGCACTCAAGATACTCAACGGTAACCACGATGACACTGTTCGTGGCCATATCTGCAGAGAGATCAAGATTCTCCGAGACGTGAACCACCCCAACGTGGTGAAATGCCACGAGATGTTCGATCACAACGGAGAGATCCAGGTCTTGCTTGAGTTCATGGACCAGGGATCTTTAGAAGGTGCTCATGTCTCGAACGAGCAGCACTTATCTGACCATCTCGTCAGATACTAAAAGGCTTGGCTATCTTCACGCACGGCCGTCTATAGTCCATAGAGACATAAAGCCATCGAATCTACTTATAAACTCGGACAATAACGTCAagattgctgattttggagTGAGTAGGGTCTTGGCTCAGACCCTGTCTCCGTGTAAGTCCTCTTTGGGACTATTGCTTACATGAGTCCTGAGAGGATCAACACGGACTTGATCAGGGGATGTATGATGGTCGTGCTGGTGATATTTGGAGCTTCGGTGTTAGTGTTCTTGAGTTTTTTCTTGGGGAGGTTTCCTTTTAATGTGAATAGGCTAGGTGGATTGGGCTAGTCTTATGTGTGCCATTTGTATGTCTAAGCCGCCTGAAGCTCCTGCCACGGCGTCCCTCGGAGTTTAGACACTTTGTTTCGTGTTGTTTGCAGAGAGAACCGGCGAGGAGGCAGACCGCTGTTCAGCTTTTGCAACATCCTTTTGTGCGTAGAGGGGCGAGTCAGAGTCAGAATAGGTCTCCTCAGAACCTACATCAACTCTTGCCTCCTCCACACTGAATTTTTAGTTTTGTCTGATAATGTTTCTGCACTAAGGTTGATCATGTCTTATTGTTTACACAACTATGTCATTGTCCTGTACTTAGCTTAAAGCAAAGCGTATATAGTTTGAATCACTTTGCACCTCATGATGGTTTATTCCACCAAGTAATTCAGTAGCAGAGTCATTACATGTTCTAAGATATAAAACGTGCATCTCTTGACCATCTCTGTCTTTTTTGTACTCTGCATTATAAGCTGAACTAGCTTAGTACTGTTTCTTGCAAAACGACCAGCACATTCATGGAATGTTAAGAAAAATTGCATAATCCGagtaatttatttatgaaaaaaagtCTGCTGGTCTTCTCCAGCACAAGTTACATGAAACCCAAAAAAAGAAACCACCTTTTATTACAAAAGGTTCATTACATGAATCAAAGACaacacaacaacaaacaaacaaaaaagaacaGACATTGGTATATTCGAATGAGTCCCTCTCCTTCCTTCGTTGGGTTCGTCAAACAGTTGTTGTATGTATATCACAATGGAACATCTTTTGCGTTTCGTTTCTTTAGTTCACCAACCCATTTGCTAGTTTTGCCCTCAGGTCTTTCCTCAATATCTTCCCTGATGGAGCTTTAGGAATGGACTCAACGAAGAACACTTTGTTGATTCTCTTGTAAACACAACCTGTGTTATTCACAGACAAACACAAATATTTTGCATCAACAAGTGATTCAATATTTCTCATGCAATAATCAAATCAAGAACTGAAAATTCATGGaatgatcaaaaataaaaaaaaaaccgaaaattCATTTTACCTGTTTCGCCACGAATTGTTTCACATCATCTTCCGATAACTCTGAATCCTTGGATTTCACAACAAACGCAACGGGAACTTCACCAGCAGCCTCTTCCTTCATTCTGTTCAATTTACAGAACAAACCAAAAGAAAGCAAGTGTAAGAAGGTGACAAAAAAGGACATTGTCGTTAACCCTAGGCGCAACAAACCAAAACCATGTTCGTTTCATATAATTGAATGAACGCTTTACTGCCACGTTTTTGACTAAGGACAAAAAAAGCTTCAACGTTTTTAAATCTTGGGGTTAgcgtttgttttgttgttgaaGTGTGTCATCACTTTAACCAACCACTAAGAATCAAAACATGCTAAACGTGTCGCTCACGCGACAACTACGAAGATAgggttaagttttttttttgtacttacGCGACAACGGCCACGTCGGTGATATCCTGATGACCGATGAGGAGAGCCTCTAGCTCAGCCGGAGCCACTTGAAAACCTTTGTACTTGATAAGCTCTTTCAAACGATCGACAATGAAAAGCTCGTCGTCGTCATCGATCAACCCGATATCTCCGGTGTGAAGCCAGCCGTCTTTGTCAATGGTCTCTGCTGTAGCCGCCGGGTTGTTGAGGTAACCTTTCATGATCTGGTGACCACGGATGCAAATCTCTCCAGGTTTGTTTTTGGAAAGTGAGTCTCCGGTGTCTGGATCGATGATTTTCATCTCGGCGTTTCTAACCACCGTACCACAAGCTCCTGACTTCACTGGAAACGGCTCTTTCGCGAACCCTAACGACATTGCTAGCACCGGACCTGCTTCCGTCATTCCGTATCCCTAATCACATCAAcagttttaaaaatacatttaaaacatttttaaaatgcaTAAATAATCGAGATTATTATTGATCATTTGATTTTACATGTACCACTTTACAAAACTaatgaccaaaataataaaatataaaatctgaaTTTATGTTGTTTGGGTTACATCAAGTTTTAATTGTACAAGTTTGTAACTCTTTTCATACATTTTTCTTGATTATGTCAATAGCAAATATCATCTAATAAGTaatctaaataattaaatcatttgATAATACTTGTTTCTTGTGTAGATTAAAGATGAATATTCATACTTAAAAACCATGAAATTACTAAGCAAAGAAATCTacgttttttttgttgctaaaatACTTCACTGTTCATAGCCAGCATTGActtaaatatagtaaaatttatcatttttttttgaaaaaataaataaatttaatcattttttttagctaatctaaatatatactattccataatgttttttttggtaatgtGATTCAAttccatatttttaatttggatTTTCTAATATGTTACGATTCTGTATTTCCGAATAAAGAAACAAATCGAGACACAAACACACACCTGACCGAGTTTGGCGTTAGGAAACTTGGCACTTACGGCATCTTCAAGCTCCTTACCAAGCGGAGCAGCACCAGACTTCACAACCCTAATCGAGCTCAAGTCATACTTCTCCGTCTCCGGCGACTTCGCCATCGCCAAACAATCGGGAACCATCGGAGCAACCGTCACTTTACACCTTGTATGAGCTCCAAGAGCAGATTAATCTCGAACTTGGGCATGATCAAGATGGAGGCACCAACTCTAAGCCCACACAGCATGATCGAGTTCAAAGCGTAGATATGGAACAAGGGCAAGACACAGAGTATGACGTCATCGCTGTGGAAGTAAAGATTCGGATTATCGCCGTCGACTTGCTGAGCGACGCTCGTGACTAGTCCCCTGTGAGTCAGCATCACTCCTTTGGGTAGACCCGTCGTGCCGGAGGAGTAAGGAAGCGCCACCACGTCGTCGGAAGAAATCTCCACCGTTTCGATTTCGGTGACTGAGTCAACTCGGTGAATCGGAGGCAGCCTTCCGGGATCGGAGAAGGTTCCTCGTCGGTGCAGACGATTATAACGCCGTCGTTTTGGAGGTCTTTGATTTTGTCGACGTAGCGAGACTCGGTGACGATGAGCTTCGAGTTCGAGGCTTTGGCCTGCTTGGCAATCTCCGCCGGAGTGA
This sequence is a window from Brassica napus cultivar Da-Ae unplaced genomic scaffold, Da-Ae ScsIHWf_2830;HRSCAF=3610, whole genome shotgun sequence. Protein-coding genes within it:
- the LOC106451642 gene encoding LOW QUALITY PROTEIN: 4-coumarate--CoA ligase 1 (The sequence of the model RefSeq protein was modified relative to this genomic sequence to represent the inferred CDS: inserted 6 bases in 6 codons; deleted 1 base in 1 codon); this translates as MAPQEDAMQKQSSNNNSDVIFXSKLPDIYIPNHLPLHDYIFQNISEFASKPCLINGPXGHVYTYSDVHVASVASPPVFKKLGVNQNDVVMXLLSNCPEFVLSFLAAXFRGATATAANPFFTPAEIAKQAKASNSKLIVTESRYVDKIKDLQNDGVIIVCTDEEPSPIPEGCLRFTELTQSPXIETVEISSDDVVALPYSSGTTGLPKGVMLTHRGLVTSVAQQVDGDNPNLYFHSDDVILCVLPLFHIYALNSIMLCGLRVGASILIMPKFEINLLLELIXRCKVTVAPMVPDCLAMAKSPETEKYDLSSIRVVKSGAAPLGKELEDAVSAKFPNAKLGQGYGMTEAGPVLAMSLGFAKEPFPVKSGACGTVVRNAEMKIIDPDTGDSLSKNKPGEICIRGHQIMKGYLNNPAATAETIDKDGWLHTGDIGLIDDDDELFIVDRLKELIKYKGFQVAPAELEALLIGHQDITDVAVVAMKEEAAGEVPVAFVVKSKDSELSEDDVKQFVAKQVVFTRESTKCSSLSPFLKLHQGRY